In one Ralstonia pickettii genomic region, the following are encoded:
- a CDS encoding HAD-IA family hydrolase, with product MNVSTASTVSPDNGYPKAILFDLLTALLDSWSLWNRAAGSEQAGRTWRAEYLRLTYGCGTYVPYEAMVRQAAQNVGLPASAPAALEANWLQLAPWSGAAQALAQLQPHCKLAVVTNCSERLGRQAAALLPITWDVVITAEQAGVYKPDPKPYRMALEQLGVDAADAAFVAGSSYDMFGTATVGLRTYWHNRIGLTPVEGAQLPEITSPTLDDLLPWARRFAA from the coding sequence GTGAACGTTTCCACCGCCTCCACCGTTTCTCCCGACAACGGCTATCCCAAGGCCATCCTGTTCGATCTGCTGACCGCGTTGCTCGATTCGTGGTCGCTCTGGAACCGCGCTGCAGGCTCCGAACAGGCAGGCCGCACGTGGCGCGCCGAGTATCTGCGGCTCACGTACGGCTGTGGCACGTACGTTCCTTATGAAGCGATGGTGCGGCAGGCCGCGCAGAACGTCGGCTTGCCGGCCTCCGCGCCCGCAGCGCTGGAAGCGAACTGGTTGCAGCTCGCACCGTGGAGTGGCGCTGCGCAAGCGCTGGCCCAGCTCCAGCCGCACTGCAAGCTGGCCGTGGTCACCAACTGCTCGGAACGGCTGGGCCGGCAAGCCGCCGCGCTGTTGCCGATCACGTGGGATGTTGTCATCACGGCCGAGCAGGCCGGTGTGTACAAGCCTGACCCGAAGCCGTATCGCATGGCCCTCGAGCAGCTTGGCGTAGACGCGGCCGACGCGGCGTTTGTGGCGGGCTCCAGCTACGACATGTTCGGCACGGCGACCGTCGGCCTGCGCACGTATTGGCACAACCGGATCGGCCTGACGCCCGTGGAGGGCGCCCAGTTGCCGGAGATCACCTCGCCCACACTGGACGACCTGCTGCCTTGGGCCCGCCGTTTTGCAGCATGA
- a CDS encoding LysR family transcriptional regulator: MTDSADLRFLLTIQDNGSLVATARALDLTPSAVSQRLQQLEKKLGTRLVDRTARSLRFTQEGALLCERGAELIRQLDALAEDLHTRRGGLVGTLKVNAPLGFGRRYVAPVIADFQQQHPDVDIELALSDAPLVEAADRFDVVVHIGALQVSNLVGHAIAPNARFVCASPAFVKRFGLPETPDDLAALPCIVLRENKEDVSLWHFSKGRTSRSVRVPRPLICNDGDVIRQWACEGRGVILRSEWDVADDLRAGRLVRLLPGWKAPDANVIALTHNRAGLPQRTRHFMQALQSPFKPQPPWRA, from the coding sequence ATGACGGATTCCGCCGACCTGCGCTTCCTGCTCACCATCCAGGACAACGGCAGCCTGGTGGCGACGGCGCGCGCGTTGGACTTGACGCCATCGGCCGTGTCGCAGCGCCTGCAGCAGCTGGAGAAGAAGCTGGGCACACGGCTGGTCGATCGCACGGCGCGCAGCCTGCGCTTTACGCAAGAGGGCGCGCTGCTGTGCGAGCGCGGGGCAGAGCTGATCCGCCAGCTCGATGCACTGGCGGAGGATTTGCACACGCGCCGGGGCGGCCTGGTGGGCACACTCAAGGTGAATGCGCCGCTGGGGTTTGGGCGACGTTACGTGGCGCCCGTCATTGCGGATTTCCAGCAGCAGCATCCCGATGTCGACATCGAACTGGCGCTGTCCGATGCGCCGCTTGTCGAGGCGGCGGACCGCTTTGATGTGGTGGTGCATATCGGCGCATTGCAGGTATCGAACCTGGTCGGCCATGCGATTGCGCCGAATGCGCGCTTTGTCTGCGCGTCGCCTGCGTTCGTGAAGCGCTTCGGTTTGCCGGAAACGCCCGATGACCTTGCCGCGCTGCCTTGCATCGTTCTGCGCGAGAACAAGGAAGATGTGTCGCTCTGGCACTTCAGCAAGGGCCGAACGAGCCGCAGCGTGCGCGTGCCCAGGCCGCTCATCTGCAACGACGGCGATGTCATCCGCCAGTGGGCGTGCGAGGGGCGCGGCGTGATCCTGCGCTCGGAATGGGATGTCGCCGACGACCTGCGCGCAGGCCGACTCGTGCGATTGCTGCCCGGCTGGAAGGCGCCGGACGCCAACGTGATCGCCCTCACGCACAACCGCGCGGGGTTGCCGCAACGCACGCGTCACTTCATGCAGGCGCTGCAAAGCCCTTTCAAGCCGCAGCCGCCCTGGCGCGCCTGA
- the pip gene encoding prolyl aminopeptidase, whose protein sequence is MSALRTLYPPIEPYETGMLDVGDGHTIYYERVGTPGAKPAVFLHGGPGGGVSADHRRVFDPARYDVMLFDQRGCGRSTPHGGLEANTTWHLVADIERLRAIAGADRWLVFGGSWGSTLALAYAQKYPQHVSELVLRGIYTVTQAELRWYYQYGVSEMFPEKWARFQAPIPEAERGDIIAAYRKVLTGNDTARQIEAARAWSVWEGETITLLPDPANSAKHADDHFALAFARLENHYFTHQCWLEEGQLLREAHRLADIPGVIVHGRYDMPCPARYAYALHQAWPDSDFHLIEGAGHAWSEPGILDQLLAATDRFAGK, encoded by the coding sequence ATGTCTGCACTGCGCACGCTGTATCCGCCCATCGAACCGTATGAAACCGGCATGCTCGACGTGGGCGATGGCCACACGATCTACTACGAGCGCGTCGGCACGCCCGGCGCCAAGCCGGCGGTGTTCCTGCACGGCGGGCCGGGCGGCGGGGTTTCGGCAGACCACCGCCGCGTGTTCGATCCGGCACGCTACGACGTGATGCTGTTCGACCAGCGCGGCTGCGGGCGGTCAACGCCGCACGGGGGCCTGGAGGCGAACACCACTTGGCACCTTGTGGCCGATATCGAACGACTGCGCGCCATCGCCGGTGCGGACCGTTGGCTTGTCTTCGGCGGCTCGTGGGGCTCGACGTTGGCGCTCGCTTACGCGCAGAAGTATCCGCAGCATGTGAGCGAACTCGTGCTGCGGGGCATCTACACCGTCACGCAGGCCGAGCTGCGCTGGTATTACCAGTACGGCGTGTCCGAGATGTTCCCCGAGAAATGGGCACGCTTTCAGGCACCGATTCCGGAGGCCGAGCGCGGCGACATTATTGCGGCCTATCGCAAGGTGCTGACCGGCAACGACACCGCCAGGCAGATCGAGGCCGCCCGCGCGTGGAGCGTGTGGGAAGGCGAGACCATCACGCTGCTGCCCGACCCCGCCAACAGCGCGAAGCACGCCGACGACCATTTCGCCCTGGCCTTCGCGCGGCTGGAAAACCACTACTTCACGCATCAGTGCTGGCTGGAAGAGGGCCAGCTGTTGCGCGAGGCGCACAGGCTGGCGGACATTCCCGGCGTGATCGTGCATGGGCGCTACGACATGCCGTGCCCCGCGCGCTATGCGTATGCGCTGCATCAGGCGTGGCCGGATTCGGACTTCCACCTGATCGAAGGTGCCGGTCATGCGTGGTCCGAGCCGGGCATCCTCGATCAGTTGCTGGCCGCAACGGACCGCTTTGCCGGCAAGTAA
- a CDS encoding TetR/AcrR family transcriptional regulator, which translates to MSSSPSPIEAGRRERKRIQTLDHLAATAFSLFEQHGYDAVTMEQIAAQADVSKGTLYNHFPVKEALLAHQFHAELAAGGAQLRAQIEAQPDFASRLAVLLSASADWCNVRRPYLAAYFRYRFASADLAARNRDADKRSGLESVFMMLIDTAQRSGELDTRLDAEHLAGLFEYLYLGALMRWLARPDTDLHAGFSAVIDLFLHGMARKEA; encoded by the coding sequence ATGTCGTCCAGTCCGTCCCCCATCGAAGCCGGCCGCCGCGAACGCAAGCGCATCCAGACGCTGGACCACCTGGCGGCCACGGCCTTTTCCCTGTTCGAGCAGCACGGTTACGACGCCGTGACGATGGAGCAGATTGCCGCGCAGGCCGATGTGTCCAAGGGCACGCTGTACAACCACTTTCCAGTCAAGGAAGCCCTGCTGGCGCACCAGTTCCACGCCGAGCTGGCGGCAGGCGGCGCGCAATTGCGTGCGCAGATCGAGGCGCAGCCGGATTTCGCCTCGCGCTTGGCGGTGCTGCTGTCCGCCTCGGCCGACTGGTGCAACGTGCGCCGGCCCTATCTGGCCGCGTATTTCCGCTACCGCTTTGCCAGCGCCGACCTGGCCGCCCGCAACCGTGACGCAGACAAGCGCAGCGGGCTTGAATCGGTGTTCATGATGCTCATCGACACCGCGCAGCGCTCGGGCGAACTCGACACGCGGCTCGATGCGGAGCACCTCGCTGGGCTCTTCGAGTATTTGTACCTCGGCGCGCTGATGCGCTGGCTTGCGCGTCCGGACACCGACCTGCACGCGGGCTTCTCCGCGGTCATCGACCTGTTCCTGCACGGCATGGCCCGCAAGGAGGCGTGA
- a CDS encoding PEP/pyruvate-binding domain-containing protein, with protein MNPRVLDWPAAAAAGAAVAGGKGWQLGRMAMLGVPVPDGFVLAADASRERSRGDGVPDAVLAAITEALTARGWQNTPLAVRSSAPQEDSAQRSFAGIHETRLNVVGAQALGDAVRAVWDSAHAPQALAYRERFGIDTTDLAMAVVIMPMLPAVAAGIAFTGDPLTGRDDHIVINAHWGLGEALVSGQADGDVDRLEVAPQDDTLRVVERQIGTKRRVTRALAEGGTELADTATEDARCAVLDDAQLIALATVARDTARALDFALPRYDMEWVWDGQRFWIVQARPITTAARSTYPALQTQPTFWTRGNTREVFPSPLSPIDWALYGHAANRMLTLAYSLAGYSLLPGLERARLFGGHVYLDVSLMPWEAFDAFGIAPDAINRMLGGTQPEIALPRTTWPQRLARGARLVRYLLRAGAARRHAQSDLNRARKQAAQWREDAWPEATAELATCLRERFNIVRRADSLFFLQGSAGGAVSGLVDVIEKQCPGEGHALAAALMAGAEPSVTAQQSHDLMALAHTAAADTEALAWLRGDRRIGTQWTQQLPAHSPFRLHFSTFVERYGHRAIEESYFRHPRWREQPDYLLDLVVGLIGTDAGAGRQRQQTASERAWERLPCWVRPIVRGMLKGAVRDSNQREAARSALVAYLEALRIGLLKLADRLVGKDGLDAQEDIFNLTLDECVAAGTGALPRRFAAQRARERRRQLNDWAAAQEPDIITEHGEVPVAATVPIALAADAWSGTAVGAGSAQGLARLVDHAAAGTALQAGDILVAPSTDPAWTPLFLKAGAVVMETGGYLSHGAIVAREFGIPAVVNVPGIRAQLKDGETIRVDGNTGTVSRVAG; from the coding sequence ATGAACCCGCGCGTGCTCGATTGGCCGGCTGCCGCGGCGGCCGGCGCCGCAGTGGCGGGCGGCAAGGGCTGGCAGCTTGGACGCATGGCGATGCTCGGCGTGCCGGTGCCCGATGGTTTCGTGCTGGCCGCAGATGCCAGCCGCGAGCGTAGTCGCGGAGATGGCGTGCCCGACGCCGTGCTGGCTGCCATCACCGAAGCGCTGACGGCGCGCGGCTGGCAGAACACGCCGCTGGCAGTGCGTTCGTCCGCGCCGCAGGAGGATTCCGCGCAACGCTCGTTCGCGGGCATTCATGAGACACGCCTGAACGTCGTCGGTGCGCAGGCGCTGGGGGACGCGGTGCGCGCCGTGTGGGACTCCGCGCACGCACCGCAAGCGCTGGCATATCGCGAGCGCTTTGGCATCGACACCACCGACCTGGCGATGGCCGTGGTCATCATGCCGATGCTGCCGGCGGTGGCCGCAGGCATCGCGTTCACGGGCGACCCCCTGACCGGCCGCGATGACCACATCGTCATCAACGCGCACTGGGGCCTGGGCGAAGCGCTGGTGAGCGGCCAGGCCGATGGCGACGTCGACCGGCTGGAAGTCGCGCCGCAGGACGACACGCTGCGCGTGGTCGAACGCCAGATCGGCACCAAGCGCCGCGTGACGCGCGCGCTGGCCGAAGGCGGCACGGAACTCGCCGACACCGCGACAGAAGACGCCCGCTGCGCCGTGCTGGACGACGCGCAGCTCATCGCCCTGGCCACGGTTGCACGCGACACGGCCCGCGCGCTCGACTTTGCACTGCCTCGCTATGACATGGAATGGGTCTGGGACGGGCAGCGCTTCTGGATCGTGCAGGCGCGCCCGATCACCACGGCCGCCCGCTCCACCTACCCCGCCCTGCAAACGCAACCGACGTTCTGGACGCGCGGCAACACGCGCGAGGTGTTCCCTTCGCCGCTGTCGCCCATCGACTGGGCGCTCTATGGCCACGCGGCCAACCGGATGCTGACGCTGGCGTACTCGCTTGCGGGCTACTCGCTACTGCCGGGCCTGGAGCGCGCCAGGCTCTTCGGCGGCCACGTGTATCTCGATGTTTCGTTGATGCCGTGGGAGGCGTTTGACGCGTTCGGCATTGCGCCTGACGCCATCAACCGCATGCTGGGCGGCACGCAGCCCGAGATTGCGCTGCCCCGCACCACGTGGCCGCAGCGGCTGGCGCGAGGCGCACGGCTCGTGCGATATCTATTGAGAGCAGGCGCTGCGCGCCGCCATGCGCAAAGTGATCTGAACCGGGCCCGCAAGCAAGCCGCGCAATGGCGTGAAGACGCGTGGCCGGAAGCGACCGCCGAGCTGGCCACCTGCCTGCGCGAGCGCTTCAACATTGTGCGCCGCGCAGACAGCCTGTTCTTCCTGCAGGGCTCGGCGGGCGGCGCCGTTTCGGGGCTGGTCGACGTGATCGAAAAACAGTGCCCCGGCGAGGGCCACGCGCTGGCCGCCGCGCTCATGGCCGGCGCAGAACCCAGCGTCACCGCGCAGCAGAGCCATGACCTCATGGCGCTGGCGCACACGGCCGCCGCCGATACCGAAGCGCTCGCCTGGCTTCGCGGCGACAGACGCATCGGCACGCAGTGGACGCAGCAACTGCCGGCGCACAGCCCGTTCCGCCTGCACTTCAGTACGTTCGTGGAGCGCTACGGCCACCGCGCCATTGAAGAGAGCTACTTCCGCCACCCGCGCTGGCGCGAGCAACCGGACTACTTGCTAGACCTCGTGGTCGGACTGATCGGCACCGATGCCGGGGCGGGGCGGCAAAGGCAGCAGACGGCGTCTGAGCGAGCGTGGGAACGTCTGCCGTGCTGGGTGCGGCCGATCGTGCGGGGCATGCTCAAGGGTGCCGTGCGTGACAGCAATCAGCGGGAGGCCGCGCGCAGCGCGCTCGTGGCATATCTGGAAGCGCTGCGCATCGGCCTGCTGAAGCTGGCGGACAGGTTGGTCGGCAAGGATGGACTCGATGCGCAGGAAGACATCTTCAACCTGACACTGGACGAATGCGTGGCCGCAGGCACCGGCGCACTGCCGCGGCGCTTTGCGGCCCAGCGTGCGCGTGAACGCCGCCGGCAATTGAACGATTGGGCTGCTGCGCAGGAGCCGGACATCATCACCGAACATGGGGAGGTGCCGGTCGCGGCCACTGTGCCGATCGCCCTGGCCGCAGACGCCTGGAGCGGCACAGCCGTCGGCGCAGGCTCGGCACAGGGGCTGGCACGGCTGGTCGACCACGCTGCCGCCGGTACAGCGCTGCAAGCCGGCGACATCCTGGTCGCGCCCAGTACCGACCCCGCGTGGACGCCGCTCTTCTTGAAGGCCGGCGCCGTGGTCATGGAGACCGGCGGCTACCTGTCGCATGGTGCCATCGTGGCGCGCGAGT